In Alicyclobacillus macrosporangiidus CPP55, a single window of DNA contains:
- the thiM gene encoding hydroxyethylthiazole kinase, whose protein sequence is MTTTVDVAAWLDKVRQERPLVHNITNLVVTNVAANGLLAIGASPVMAYAKQEVADMARIAGALALNMGTLDEDVVEAMRIAGQAANAAGVPVVFDPVGVGATPYRNQVAERLTDELKLAILRGNAGEIGVLIGAGGEVKGVDSQGAASGLPEAMRRYASERGCCVIATGPTDYVTDGKRVWALSNGHPLMAAITGSGCVATAILGAFAAAAGRGQDAAAYAEAAVAALTCYNVAGELAADKAQGPGTFQAALFDALYHLDGAYVGEVAKIEVLPV, encoded by the coding sequence ATGACGACGACCGTGGATGTGGCGGCGTGGCTGGACAAAGTACGGCAGGAGCGCCCCTTGGTGCACAACATCACCAACCTGGTGGTGACCAACGTGGCGGCCAACGGCCTGCTGGCCATCGGAGCGTCGCCGGTGATGGCATACGCCAAGCAGGAGGTGGCCGACATGGCGCGCATCGCCGGGGCGCTCGCTCTGAACATGGGCACCCTCGACGAGGATGTGGTGGAGGCGATGCGGATCGCCGGCCAAGCGGCCAATGCGGCCGGGGTGCCGGTGGTATTCGATCCCGTCGGCGTCGGCGCCACCCCTTACCGCAACCAGGTGGCCGAACGCCTCACCGACGAGCTGAAGCTCGCGATCCTGCGCGGCAACGCGGGGGAGATCGGGGTGCTCATCGGCGCGGGCGGCGAGGTAAAAGGGGTCGACAGCCAGGGGGCTGCGTCCGGATTACCGGAGGCCATGCGCAGGTACGCGAGCGAGCGCGGGTGCTGCGTGATTGCCACAGGGCCGACGGATTACGTCACGGACGGCAAGCGGGTGTGGGCCCTCTCCAACGGCCACCCGCTGATGGCCGCCATCACGGGATCCGGGTGCGTGGCCACGGCGATCCTCGGCGCCTTCGCGGCGGCGGCCGGCCGCGGGCAGGACGCGGCGGCGTACGCTGAGGCGGCGGTGGCGGCGCTGACGTGCTACAACGTCGCCGGTGAGCTGGCGGCCGACAAGGCGCAGGGGCCAGGCACCTTCCAGGCGGCTTTGTTCGATGCCCTGTACCACCTGGACGGCGCGTACGTGGGCGAGGTGGCGAAGATCGAGGTGCTCCCGGTATGA
- the cysK gene encoding cysteine synthase A, with amino-acid sequence MEQKLYDSVLDLVGNTPVVRLNRIPDPNGAQVFAKLESFNPGGSVKDRAALNMILRAEQEGKITPGKTTIVEPTSGNTGIGLAMVCAAKGYPCIITMPDNATEERVKLLKAYGAKVVLTPASKRMTGAIEEANRLAAEIPDSFIPMQFENPANPDAHRNTTAIEILEAFDGKLDVFVLTAGTGGTVTGTGEVLKEKIPGLKIYVVEPAGSPVLSGGQPGPHKIPGTGPGFIPAILNREIYDEVLLIEDDDAQWMARRLAAEEGILVGASAAAAAFHAVRIAAGLPRDKRVLWLAPDTGERYLSSDLFPSA; translated from the coding sequence ATGGAACAAAAACTGTACGATTCCGTGCTCGATCTCGTGGGCAATACCCCCGTCGTCCGGCTCAACCGGATCCCGGATCCGAACGGCGCCCAGGTATTCGCCAAATTGGAGTCGTTCAACCCGGGCGGGAGTGTAAAAGATCGGGCCGCGCTCAACATGATCCTGCGCGCCGAGCAGGAGGGCAAGATCACCCCGGGCAAGACGACCATTGTCGAGCCGACCTCTGGCAACACCGGCATTGGCCTGGCGATGGTGTGCGCCGCCAAAGGCTATCCGTGTATCATCACGATGCCCGACAACGCCACCGAGGAGCGGGTGAAACTGCTCAAGGCCTACGGGGCGAAGGTGGTGCTGACGCCCGCGTCAAAGCGGATGACGGGCGCCATCGAGGAGGCCAACCGGCTGGCGGCCGAGATCCCGGACAGTTTCATCCCGATGCAGTTCGAGAACCCGGCCAACCCGGATGCGCACCGGAACACCACCGCCATCGAGATCCTCGAAGCGTTTGACGGGAAACTGGACGTGTTCGTGTTGACCGCGGGCACCGGCGGGACCGTCACGGGCACCGGCGAGGTATTGAAGGAGAAGATCCCCGGGCTCAAGATCTACGTGGTGGAGCCGGCGGGATCGCCCGTGTTGTCCGGGGGCCAGCCGGGACCGCACAAGATCCCCGGGACGGGCCCGGGATTTATCCCAGCCATCTTGAACCGGGAGATCTACGACGAGGTCCTGTTGATTGAGGACGACGACGCCCAGTGGATGGCGCGCCGCCTGGCGGCGGAAGAGGGCATCCTGGTCGGCGCGTCAGCGGCCGCGGCGGCTTTCCACGCCGTGCGCATCGCGGCTGGGCTCCCGCGCGACAAGCGGGTGCTGTGGCTGGCGCCGGATACCGGCGAGCGGTACCTGTCCTCCGACCTGTTCCCGAGTGCGTGA
- the thiE gene encoding thiamine phosphate synthase, with product MTERAGMMGAGWRDPARLRQALQLYVVTDERPDGEALLPIVERAIAGGATAVQLRRKQELGRRFVELGRALRELTRQAGVLFFINDRVDVAAIVDADGVHVGQDDISCRDARRLLGPEKVIGVSAETVEEAVAAERDGADYLGVGAVYPTQSKPDAGFTGLDGLREIVRSVRIPVVAIGGIGLANAEEPMRRGASGIAVVSAVMSAPDPEAAARALRSRVDASLR from the coding sequence ATGACGGAGCGAGCCGGCATGATGGGCGCGGGCTGGCGGGACCCCGCCCGGCTCCGCCAGGCGTTGCAGCTCTACGTGGTGACGGATGAGCGCCCGGACGGGGAGGCGCTGTTGCCCATCGTGGAACGGGCCATCGCAGGCGGTGCGACGGCGGTGCAGCTGCGGCGCAAGCAGGAGCTGGGGCGCCGGTTCGTGGAACTGGGCCGGGCGCTGCGCGAGCTCACGCGCCAGGCGGGGGTGTTGTTTTTCATCAACGATCGCGTGGACGTCGCAGCCATCGTCGACGCCGACGGGGTGCACGTGGGCCAGGACGACATCTCCTGCCGGGACGCGCGGCGCTTGTTGGGGCCGGAGAAGGTCATCGGCGTATCGGCAGAGACGGTGGAAGAGGCTGTCGCCGCCGAGCGGGACGGGGCCGATTACCTGGGCGTGGGCGCGGTGTACCCGACCCAGTCGAAGCCGGATGCGGGATTCACCGGCCTGGATGGCCTCCGGGAGATCGTGCGCAGCGTCCGCATCCCGGTCGTGGCCATCGGGGGTATCGGCCTGGCCAACGCCGAGGAGCCGATGCGCCGTGGCGCCAGCGGGATCGCGGTGGTGTCGGCCGTGATGAGCGCCCCCGATCCGGAGGCGGCGGCGCGGGCGCTGCGATCCCGCGTGGACGCCTCGCTTCGCTGA
- a CDS encoding YitT family protein, which produces MQSPRLPHIDVNDVFHPRGHWLFAYSVRILVILAGCLIGAVGVNSFLAPARILPGGVTGVAQLLYYFLHVPIGVVYFLLNIPLFVLGYRYLGKRFVLLTGIAVVAFSAFTDLVHLGFNLPTTDPLLISLYGGVLLGISSGLIIRVGGSSGGTDILSLAVNRVTGRSVGGVSFGINMLIVLASMTVFGVQAGLYSLVSMFATSRVINTLMNFQNRKTALIVSPRAPEMARAIGTRLGRGSTLIQASGTYTNAPTGVLMCALTHFELSELRAICTEIDPHVFISVLETTEIVGHFRRLPD; this is translated from the coding sequence GTGCAATCGCCGCGCCTGCCGCACATCGACGTCAATGACGTGTTCCACCCGAGAGGGCACTGGTTGTTCGCCTACTCCGTGCGCATCCTGGTCATCCTCGCCGGCTGCCTCATCGGCGCCGTCGGGGTCAACAGCTTCCTCGCCCCCGCCCGCATCCTGCCCGGCGGCGTGACGGGCGTCGCGCAGCTGCTGTATTATTTCCTGCACGTGCCCATCGGGGTGGTCTACTTTCTGCTCAACATCCCGCTGTTCGTCCTGGGGTACCGGTATCTCGGGAAGCGGTTCGTGCTGCTCACCGGGATCGCGGTGGTGGCCTTCTCGGCCTTCACCGACCTGGTGCACCTCGGGTTCAATTTGCCGACCACCGATCCGCTGCTCATCAGCCTTTACGGCGGCGTCCTGCTCGGCATCTCGTCCGGGCTCATCATCCGGGTCGGGGGATCGTCCGGGGGCACCGACATCCTCAGCCTTGCCGTGAACCGGGTGACGGGCCGCAGCGTTGGAGGGGTGTCGTTCGGCATCAATATGCTGATCGTGCTCGCGTCGATGACCGTCTTCGGCGTCCAGGCGGGCCTGTACTCCCTGGTGTCGATGTTCGCCACCTCGCGCGTCATCAACACCCTCATGAACTTCCAGAACCGCAAGACCGCGCTGATTGTCAGCCCGCGCGCCCCGGAGATGGCACGCGCCATCGGTACGCGTCTGGGGCGGGGCAGCACGCTCATCCAGGCTTCCGGCACCTACACCAACGCCCCCACCGGCGTGCTGATGTGCGCCCTGACCCACTTCGAGCTGTCGGAGCTGCGGGCCATCTGCACCGAGATCGATCCGCACGTCTTCATCTCCGTCCTCGAGACGACGGAGATCGTGGGCCACTTCCGGCGCCTGCCGGATTGA
- the argR gene encoding arginine repressor, with amino-acid sequence MTAGISLKEKRHMKIKEIVSQNEIETQEELVQALEEAGFTVTQATISRDIKELQLIKVVGSNGRYKYAIPITASVASLDTLRRRLTEVFVSLARAGNLLVLKVLPGNAHSVASLIDGLEVEGLLGTIAGDDTLLLIAADEPAAKEIERLLAGT; translated from the coding sequence GTGACCGCAGGGATTTCATTGAAAGAGAAGCGGCACATGAAGATCAAGGAGATCGTCAGTCAAAACGAGATCGAAACGCAGGAGGAGCTGGTGCAAGCCCTGGAGGAAGCGGGGTTCACCGTCACGCAGGCGACCATCTCGCGGGACATCAAGGAGCTGCAGCTCATCAAGGTGGTCGGGTCCAACGGGCGCTACAAGTACGCCATCCCCATCACCGCCAGCGTGGCTTCGCTGGACACCCTGCGACGCCGGCTGACGGAGGTGTTCGTCTCGCTCGCCCGTGCGGGAAACCTGCTCGTGCTCAAGGTCCTGCCAGGCAATGCCCACTCCGTCGCCAGCCTGATCGACGGCCTGGAGGTCGAGGGACTCCTCGGGACCATCGCGGGGGACGACACCTTGCTGCTCATCGCGGCGGACGAGCCGGCGGCGAAAGAGATTGAACGCCTGCTGGCGGGGACCTGA
- a CDS encoding sulfurtransferase, with amino-acid sequence MSNTFQDALVSTDWVAAHKDDPSVRLVEVDVDTSAYDSGHIEGAIAWNWTTQLNDPVRRDILSRDQLETLLGQSGITRDTLIVLYGDNNNWFAAYAYWQLKIFGHEHVKLMNGGRKKWELEGRPLVKDVPQVQPVTYQAKEPDFTIRAKQPDVAATIGQSGYALVDVRSPQEYTGEVIAPPGMTETAQRGGHIPGAVNIPWAQAVNEDGTFKSPEELRALYQSKGVTPDKDVITYCRIGERSAHTWFVLRELLGYPKVRNYDGSWTEWGSMVGTPIEK; translated from the coding sequence TTGTCCAACACCTTCCAGGACGCACTCGTCTCCACCGACTGGGTCGCGGCCCACAAGGACGACCCGAGTGTCCGCCTGGTCGAGGTCGACGTGGATACCAGTGCCTACGACTCCGGCCATATCGAAGGCGCCATCGCGTGGAACTGGACGACGCAATTGAATGATCCAGTTCGACGTGACATCCTCAGCCGCGACCAACTGGAGACGTTGCTCGGCCAGTCGGGTATCACGCGCGACACGCTCATCGTGCTGTACGGGGACAATAACAACTGGTTTGCCGCCTACGCTTACTGGCAATTGAAGATCTTCGGCCACGAACACGTCAAACTGATGAACGGCGGCCGCAAGAAGTGGGAGCTGGAGGGCCGGCCGCTCGTCAAGGATGTCCCCCAGGTGCAGCCCGTCACCTACCAAGCCAAAGAGCCCGACTTCACCATCCGCGCGAAACAGCCGGACGTGGCCGCGACCATCGGCCAGAGCGGCTACGCGCTGGTCGATGTGCGCAGTCCGCAGGAGTACACGGGCGAGGTCATCGCCCCGCCCGGCATGACAGAGACGGCCCAGCGCGGCGGCCACATCCCTGGCGCCGTCAACATCCCGTGGGCGCAGGCGGTCAACGAGGACGGTACCTTCAAGTCGCCGGAAGAGCTGCGCGCGCTCTACCAGAGCAAGGGCGTCACGCCGGACAAGGATGTCATCACCTACTGCCGCATCGGCGAACGGTCGGCGCACACCTGGTTCGTCCTGCGTGAGCTGCTCGGGTACCCGAAGGTGCGCAACTACGATGGGTCCTGGACCGAGTGGGGCAGCATGGTCGGCACGCCCATCGAGAAGTGA